The proteins below come from a single Nitrospirota bacterium genomic window:
- a CDS encoding ATP-binding protein gives MINRHAAHILKVLAKGYPVITITGPRQSGKTTLARFVFKHIPYVSLEEPDQLEFANEDTRGFLARYPDGAVLDEAQRCPAIFSYLQGIVDRDKRHGLFVLTGSQQFGLMSRITQSLAGRAGLLHLLPFSLAELKTGSVMYKGLDDLLLKGFYPPVYDRELSPSNWYANYIFTYVERDVRQMVNVRDLSVFQRFIRMCAARTGQMLNLSGLANDCGITHNTARAWLSILEASYIIFLLQPHHKNFGKRLIKTPKLYFYDTGLAAWLLGINDVKQMSIHAMRGFLFESLVVSELLKGRYNRGLASNLYFWRDNTGNEIDVLVEKTDTFVPIEIKSGQTVTKDYFTGLIKWLAIAGAAAESPYVIYGG, from the coding sequence ATGATAAACCGTCATGCAGCTCATATACTCAAAGTATTGGCAAAGGGGTATCCTGTAATTACTATAACTGGCCCAAGACAGTCAGGGAAAACTACGCTTGCAAGGTTTGTTTTTAAGCATATACCATACGTATCTCTGGAAGAACCAGATCAGCTGGAATTTGCCAATGAAGACACGCGGGGTTTTTTGGCCAGGTATCCTGATGGAGCGGTGCTGGACGAGGCCCAGCGTTGCCCTGCAATATTTTCGTACCTTCAGGGCATCGTGGATAGAGATAAACGGCATGGACTCTTTGTCCTGACCGGTTCTCAGCAATTCGGGCTCATGTCGCGCATCACACAGTCTCTGGCGGGTCGTGCCGGCCTATTGCACCTGTTACCCTTTTCCCTTGCGGAACTTAAAACAGGCAGTGTAATGTATAAAGGTCTAGACGATTTACTCCTGAAAGGATTCTATCCTCCTGTTTATGACCGGGAACTTTCTCCTTCAAACTGGTATGCCAATTATATCTTTACTTACGTTGAACGGGATGTACGGCAAATGGTTAACGTGCGGGATCTAAGCGTCTTTCAAAGATTTATTCGGATGTGCGCAGCCAGAACAGGGCAAATGCTAAATCTCTCCGGACTGGCAAATGATTGCGGCATCACTCACAACACGGCCAGGGCGTGGCTGTCAATATTAGAGGCAAGCTATATCATATTCCTTCTGCAACCTCACCACAAGAATTTTGGAAAGAGGCTCATCAAAACTCCCAAGCTTTATTTTTACGATACCGGGCTTGCTGCATGGCTGTTAGGTATTAATGATGTGAAGCAGATGTCCATACATGCTATGCGGGGCTTTCTTTTTGAAAGCCTCGTGGTCAGTGAGTTATTAAAAGGAAGATATAACAGGGGATTGGCTTCAAACCTCTATTTCTGGAGAGACAACACAGGAAATGAGATAGACGTGCTGGTTGAAAAGACCGATACTTTCGTTCCGATAGAGATAAAATCAGGCCAGACTGTGACCAAAGATTACTTTACAGGACTAATAAAGTGGTTGGCAATTGCTGGTGCGGCAGCAGAATCACCCTATGTTATATATGGCGGCAG